From one Acidibrevibacterium fodinaquatile genomic stretch:
- a CDS encoding xanthine dehydrogenase family protein molybdopterin-binding subunit: MTHIGKNETALAVENVSRRAWLKGVVASGSLIVAASALPRGAMAAWKTGADAMPHGTVSDPHVFVAIDKDGIVTIVAHRSEMGTGSKTSLPMVVADEMSADWSRCRVVQAPGDEVKYGNQDTDGSRSLRHFVQPMRQCGAAARLMLEMAAAKRLGVDVSEVEAINHEVVHRHSGRSFGFGELAAEAAALPTPAPDQIRLKDPNSFRYIGTGSVPIVDLFGITTGTATYGADVRLPGMKYAVILRPPVLGSKVKSFDASAALKLPGVEKVMEVKGWDWPAKFQPLGGVAVIARNTGMAIKGRDALKVVWTESPHAVYDSDKFREEMLATSRKPGKTVRNEGDIDAAMKSAAKVISAEYYVPQFAHAPMEPPVATAWVRDGMAEVWAPVQSPGGTHDDLCKTLGLPYDKVKVNVTLLGGAFGRKSKCDFALEAALLSQALNAPVRVQWTREDDIQHDFYHAPAVERIEAALDGNNKVVGWRHRNVAPSLFSTFMPDPKYQQPLEYSMGQVDLPFEIANIRCEVGEAAAHSRIGWFRSVRNVPNTFATQCFVAELAHELGRDPKEMLLELIGAPRIVDPRKTTVDLWNYGDPFETYPIDTGRLRGVVELVAEKAGWGRNLPAGHGMGIAVQRCFLSYVATVVEVAVDEKGNISVPRVDTAIDCGFFVNPERIVSQIEGAAIMGLTVAKHSAVTFKNGVPQQGNFNDYPVVRIDEAPRATHVYIVPNGWDVPSAGVGEPATAPFAPAFCNAIFAATQKRIRSLPVGDQISL; this comes from the coding sequence ATGACCCATATCGGCAAAAATGAAACCGCACTCGCGGTCGAGAATGTTAGCCGCCGCGCCTGGCTCAAGGGCGTCGTCGCTTCCGGCAGCCTGATCGTCGCCGCGAGCGCGCTGCCGCGCGGCGCCATGGCCGCCTGGAAGACCGGGGCGGATGCGATGCCGCATGGCACCGTCTCTGACCCGCATGTCTTCGTCGCGATCGACAAGGACGGCATCGTTACCATCGTCGCGCATCGCTCGGAAATGGGCACGGGGTCGAAAACCAGCCTGCCCATGGTCGTCGCCGACGAGATGAGCGCCGATTGGAGCCGCTGCCGCGTCGTGCAGGCGCCGGGCGACGAGGTCAAATACGGCAATCAGGACACGGACGGCTCGCGCAGTCTGCGCCACTTCGTCCAACCGATGCGCCAATGCGGCGCGGCTGCGCGGCTGATGCTGGAAATGGCGGCGGCGAAACGGCTCGGCGTCGATGTCAGCGAGGTCGAGGCGATCAACCACGAGGTCGTGCATCGCCATTCCGGGCGTAGCTTCGGCTTCGGCGAATTGGCGGCAGAGGCTGCGGCGTTGCCGACGCCGGCGCCCGATCAGATCCGCCTCAAGGATCCGAATTCGTTCCGCTATATCGGCACCGGTTCGGTTCCGATCGTCGATCTCTTCGGCATCACCACCGGCACCGCGACCTATGGCGCCGATGTTCGTCTCCCGGGGATGAAATACGCCGTGATCCTTCGCCCGCCGGTGCTCGGCAGCAAGGTGAAATCCTTCGATGCGTCGGCGGCGCTGAAACTTCCCGGTGTCGAGAAGGTGATGGAGGTCAAGGGCTGGGATTGGCCAGCGAAATTCCAGCCGCTCGGCGGCGTCGCGGTGATCGCGCGCAATACCGGCATGGCGATCAAGGGGCGCGACGCGCTCAAGGTGGTTTGGACGGAAAGTCCGCACGCGGTCTATGACTCTGACAAATTCCGCGAGGAGATGCTGGCGACCTCGCGCAAGCCGGGCAAGACGGTGCGCAACGAGGGCGATATCGATGCCGCGATGAAATCGGCGGCCAAGGTGATTTCGGCGGAATATTACGTGCCGCAATTCGCCCATGCGCCGATGGAGCCACCGGTCGCAACCGCCTGGGTGCGGGACGGCATGGCGGAAGTCTGGGCGCCGGTGCAAAGCCCGGGCGGCACGCATGACGATCTCTGCAAAACCCTTGGCCTTCCCTATGACAAAGTGAAAGTGAACGTGACGCTGCTCGGCGGCGCGTTCGGGCGCAAATCGAAATGTGATTTCGCGCTCGAGGCGGCATTGCTGTCGCAGGCGCTGAATGCTCCGGTGCGGGTGCAGTGGACACGCGAAGACGATATCCAGCATGATTTCTATCACGCCCCGGCGGTCGAGCGGATCGAGGCGGCGCTGGATGGGAACAACAAGGTGGTCGGCTGGCGCCATCGCAACGTCGCGCCGAGCCTGTTTTCCACCTTCATGCCCGATCCGAAATACCAGCAGCCGCTGGAATACAGCATGGGCCAGGTCGATCTGCCGTTCGAGATCGCCAATATCCGCTGCGAGGTCGGCGAGGCGGCGGCGCATAGCCGCATCGGCTGGTTCCGCTCGGTGCGGAACGTGCCCAATACCTTCGCGACCCAGTGCTTCGTTGCCGAACTCGCCCATGAACTCGGCCGCGACCCGAAGGAGATGCTGCTCGAGCTGATCGGCGCGCCGCGCATCGTCGATCCGCGCAAGACCACCGTCGATCTCTGGAACTACGGCGATCCGTTCGAGACCTACCCGATCGATACCGGGCGGCTGCGTGGTGTCGTCGAACTGGTTGCTGAGAAAGCCGGCTGGGGCCGCAATTTGCCCGCCGGCCACGGCATGGGGATCGCGGTGCAGCGCTGCTTCCTGAGCTATGTCGCGACCGTCGTCGAGGTCGCGGTGGACGAAAAGGGCAATATCAGCGTGCCCCGCGTCGATACCGCGATCGATTGCGGCTTCTTCGTCAATCCCGAGCGCATCGTCTCGCAGATCGAAGGGGCGGCGATCATGGGGCTCACCGTCGCCAAGCACTCGGCCGTCACGTTCAAGAACGGCGTGCCGCAGCAAGGCAATTTCAACGACTACCCGGTGGTGCGGATCGACGAGGCGCCGCGCGCGACCCATGTCTATATCGTGCCGAATGGCTGGGACGTGCCTTCGGCTGGCGTTGGCGAGCCGGCGACGGCGCCGTTTGCGCCGGCGTTCTGCAACGCGATCTTCGCCGCGACGCAAAAGCGCATCCGGAGCCTTCCCGTCGGCGATCAGATCTCGCTCTGA
- a CDS encoding PQQ-dependent dehydrogenase, methanol/ethanol family, whose translation MSKLLSSTCLAATLAIGLAGLAHGADYTPVTDARLTNPEPQNWLMTRGNYQGWSYSPLDQVNSSNVRGLTPVWTFSTGVDSGHESPPIVNNGVMFVSTPYAQVIALDAATGDELWRYKRKLPEGFSALHNTNRGVALYGDRVYLAGLDAVLVALDARTGKVAWETKVEDWKTGYYMTMAPLVVKGKILVGVAGGEFGVRGFVEAFDADSGKSVWKTYSIPAPGEPGSNTWEKPDTWKTGGASTWMTGNYDPTTDTVFWGTGNGSPWFGDQRPGDNLYTSSTLALDGATGKLKGYFQYQQNEDWDWDAMNAPMLVDFQKDGATVNGLLSPQRNGYLYWLQRKSDGGIGFLKAQPYVMQNVFKSVDATTGRPVIDMDHKPGTGKMAQFCPGLWGGKDWPYESYSPKTGMVYIPSNENHCNKFEGKVEERVPGQWWTGVAVPDFHFSVDPKAPFYGEIKTYDVNTGAPGWRQLYAHSMMWGSLLSTGGNLVFGGGTNDREFRAYDATTGEELWHSRTNSAIIAPPASYEVNGVQYVAVQSGYGVDAAYQETLLSELLGWQADVPQGGVVWVYALSK comes from the coding sequence ATGTCAAAATTACTGTCGAGCACCTGCCTTGCCGCGACGCTGGCGATCGGTCTCGCCGGCCTCGCGCACGGCGCCGATTACACGCCGGTCACCGATGCCAGGCTCACCAATCCCGAGCCGCAAAACTGGCTGATGACGCGCGGCAATTATCAGGGCTGGAGCTATAGCCCGCTCGATCAGGTCAATAGCAGCAATGTTCGCGGCCTGACGCCGGTGTGGACGTTTTCCACCGGTGTCGATTCCGGCCATGAATCGCCGCCGATCGTCAATAACGGCGTGATGTTCGTCTCGACGCCCTATGCCCAGGTGATCGCGCTTGATGCCGCAACCGGCGATGAACTCTGGCGCTACAAACGCAAGCTCCCCGAGGGCTTCAGCGCGCTGCACAACACCAATCGCGGCGTCGCGCTGTATGGTGATCGCGTCTATCTCGCCGGGCTGGATGCGGTTCTGGTCGCGCTCGATGCCCGCACCGGCAAGGTGGCTTGGGAAACCAAGGTCGAGGACTGGAAGACCGGCTATTACATGACGATGGCGCCTTTGGTGGTGAAGGGTAAGATCCTGGTCGGCGTCGCCGGCGGCGAATTCGGGGTGCGCGGCTTCGTCGAGGCGTTCGATGCCGATAGCGGCAAATCGGTTTGGAAAACCTACTCAATCCCCGCGCCCGGCGAGCCCGGCAGCAACACCTGGGAAAAGCCCGATACTTGGAAGACCGGCGGCGCCAGCACCTGGATGACCGGCAATTATGATCCGACGACCGATACGGTGTTCTGGGGTACTGGCAATGGCTCGCCCTGGTTTGGCGATCAACGGCCGGGCGATAATCTCTATACGTCTTCGACGCTCGCGCTCGATGGCGCGACCGGCAAGCTCAAAGGCTATTTCCAATACCAGCAGAACGAGGACTGGGATTGGGATGCGATGAACGCGCCGATGCTGGTCGATTTCCAGAAAGATGGCGCGACCGTCAACGGCCTGCTCTCGCCGCAGCGGAATGGCTATCTCTATTGGCTGCAACGCAAATCCGATGGCGGCATCGGCTTCCTCAAGGCCCAGCCTTATGTGATGCAAAACGTCTTCAAAAGCGTCGACGCAACCACGGGCCGCCCGGTGATCGACATGGACCACAAACCGGGCACCGGAAAAATGGCGCAATTCTGCCCCGGCCTCTGGGGCGGCAAGGATTGGCCCTATGAATCCTACAGCCCGAAAACCGGCATGGTCTATATTCCGTCGAACGAAAACCACTGCAACAAGTTCGAAGGCAAAGTCGAGGAGCGCGTGCCCGGCCAGTGGTGGACCGGGGTTGCTGTCCCCGATTTCCACTTCAGCGTCGATCCGAAAGCGCCGTTCTATGGCGAGATCAAGACCTATGACGTCAATACCGGCGCGCCCGGCTGGCGCCAGCTTTACGCGCATTCGATGATGTGGGGCTCGCTGCTTTCGACCGGCGGCAATTTGGTCTTCGGCGGTGGCACCAATGACCGCGAGTTCCGCGCCTATGACGCGACCACCGGCGAGGAGCTCTGGCATTCGCGCACCAATTCGGCGATCATCGCGCCGCCCGCGAGCTATGAGGTCAACGGCGTGCAGTATGTCGCGGTGCAATCGGGCTATGGCGTCGACGCCGCCTATCAGGAGACTTTGCTCAGCGAACTGCTCGGCTGGCAGGCAGACGTGCCGCAGGGTGGCGTGGTTTGGGTTTACGCGTTGAGCAAGTAA
- a CDS encoding QcrA and Rieske domain-containing protein, with amino-acid sequence MTRRDDSDDKNIDKNISDSEACRGETCWGRRRVLGAGVGLAPVALAPWLARPARADDPSELHPRPGDRLVFLTGAKKGQIIKPEDLPLGGPQVQAYPQSPDGVLRDGSRLNLLIVIRLDPKEMSPTTQANAAGDVVAYSAVCTHQGCPVNAWSDEKKMMVCSCHGSTYDPRDGAKLVFGPAPRALPALPLKLDAGIPVVATGFSERLGGETA; translated from the coding sequence GTGACGAGACGTGACGATAGCGACGACAAGAACATCGACAAGAACATCAGCGATAGCGAAGCATGCCGGGGAGAAACTTGCTGGGGGCGCAGGCGTGTCCTCGGTGCTGGGGTTGGCTTGGCCCCGGTGGCTTTGGCGCCTTGGCTCGCGCGGCCGGCTCGCGCCGATGATCCGAGCGAATTGCATCCGCGGCCCGGCGACCGGCTGGTGTTTCTCACCGGCGCGAAAAAGGGGCAGATCATCAAGCCCGAGGATCTGCCGCTTGGCGGGCCGCAAGTCCAGGCCTATCCGCAAAGCCCGGACGGTGTCCTGCGCGATGGGTCGCGGCTCAATCTGTTGATCGTCATTCGTCTCGATCCCAAGGAAATGAGCCCGACGACGCAGGCCAACGCCGCCGGCGACGTTGTTGCCTATTCCGCCGTCTGCACCCATCAGGGCTGCCCGGTGAATGCCTGGTCGGACGAGAAAAAGATGATGGTCTGCTCCTGCCACGGATCGACCTACGATCCGCGTGACGGCGCGAAGCTGGTCTTTGGTCCGGCGCCACGCGCGTTGCCCGCTTTGCCGTTGAAACTCGATGCTGGAATTCCCGTCGTCGCCACCGGATTTTCCGAGCGGCTCGGGGGTGAGACCGCCTAA
- the glgX gene encoding glycogen debranching protein GlgX, with the protein MRAALSHREAGAVPCGVLRHRQRGAYLAHHGPAPEWHVSSVERVGMTAYPLAPGRPDPLGATPVPGGVNFAVFSAHATAIDICLFDAAGAREIERIALPARTGDVFHGAIGGLGPGVRYGLRVTGPFDPARGHRFDPMKLLCDPLATRFDRPFRLHPSLFVGGGDSAAAMPKAIVEAAPTLPPAASRFAWDGGAIYELNVGGFTRTHPEIPPPLRGTFAGLAHPAAIAYLRRLGIAAVELMPPTPRIEAPHLPPLGLTDAWGYNPVTFAAPDPRLAPGGFAEVRAAVDALHDAGIAVLVDIVLNHTGEYDETGPTLSLRGIDNASYYRLDPADPSRYRDETGCRNTMALDRPAVVALALAALRRWVLHAGVDGFRFDLATVLGRREDGFDPAAPLLAAIEANTVLRGRARIAEPWDPGPGGYQLGAFPPDWGEWNDRYRDTLRRFWRGDPGQVGALATAFCGSADIFAARGRALTRSVNFITAHDGFTLADLVSYAQKHNDANGEGGRDGAESNWSWNHGVEGPHNDPALRTARAADQRALLASLLLSRGTPMIGMGDECGRSQRGNNNAYAQDNEISWFDWAGMDRALLRFTARLLQLRRRCAFACGAAAVTDAEIAWRTPEGAPMTPALWQEPDRRTLVALIADAPGKALLVAHAGSAPVWVQLPEITDGRRWRVLVDTAAPRRRGTAAGWLEVAGRSLMLLAG; encoded by the coding sequence ATGCGGGCGGCGCTTTCGCATCGCGAGGCCGGTGCTGTGCCGTGCGGCGTTTTGCGTCACCGCCAACGCGGGGCCTATCTTGCACACCATGGTCCAGCGCCGGAATGGCATGTCAGCAGCGTCGAGCGGGTCGGGATGACAGCATACCCCCTCGCACCCGGCCGGCCGGACCCGCTCGGTGCAACGCCGGTGCCGGGGGGTGTCAATTTCGCGGTATTTTCCGCCCATGCGACGGCGATCGACATTTGTCTGTTCGATGCGGCGGGAGCGCGCGAGATCGAACGGATCGCCTTACCGGCGCGCACCGGCGACGTGTTCCATGGCGCTATCGGCGGCCTCGGCCCCGGGGTGCGTTATGGGCTGCGCGTTACCGGGCCGTTTGATCCGGCGCGCGGGCATCGCTTCGATCCCATGAAGCTGCTCTGCGATCCGCTGGCGACGCGGTTCGACCGGCCGTTCCGGCTGCATCCCTCGCTGTTTGTCGGCGGCGGCGACAGCGCTGCGGCGATGCCCAAGGCGATCGTCGAAGCCGCGCCGACATTGCCGCCGGCGGCGTCGCGCTTTGCCTGGGACGGTGGCGCGATCTACGAACTCAATGTCGGTGGCTTCACCCGCACCCATCCCGAAATTCCGCCGCCGTTGCGCGGCACCTTCGCCGGCCTCGCCCATCCTGCCGCCATCGCCTATCTACGCCGGCTTGGCATTGCCGCGGTGGAGCTGATGCCACCAACGCCGCGGATCGAGGCGCCGCATCTGCCGCCTCTCGGTCTCACCGATGCCTGGGGGTATAATCCCGTGACCTTCGCCGCGCCCGATCCGCGTCTCGCGCCGGGCGGCTTTGCCGAGGTGCGGGCGGCGGTCGATGCCCTGCACGACGCCGGAATCGCCGTGCTCGTCGATATCGTTCTCAACCATACCGGCGAGTACGATGAAACCGGCCCCACTCTCTCGCTGCGCGGGATCGATAATGCCAGCTATTACCGGCTCGATCCCGCTGATCCGTCGCGCTATCGCGACGAGACCGGTTGCCGCAACACCATGGCGCTCGATCGCCCGGCGGTGGTGGCGCTGGCGTTGGCGGCATTGCGGCGTTGGGTGCTGCATGCCGGGGTTGATGGCTTCCGCTTCGATCTCGCGACCGTGCTCGGGCGGCGCGAGGACGGGTTCGATCCGGCGGCGCCGCTGCTTGCCGCGATCGAGGCGAATACCGTGCTGCGCGGCCGGGCGCGGATCGCCGAACCCTGGGATCCCGGCCCAGGCGGCTACCAGCTCGGCGCTTTCCCGCCCGATTGGGGTGAGTGGAACGATCGCTACCGCGACACGCTGCGCCGCTTCTGGCGCGGCGATCCGGGCCAGGTGGGGGCGCTTGCAACCGCCTTCTGCGGCTCGGCCGACATCTTCGCGGCACGCGGGCGGGCGCTCACCCGCTCGGTCAATTTCATCACCGCGCATGATGGGTTCACCCTCGCCGATCTCGTCTCGTATGCGCAAAAGCATAACGACGCCAATGGCGAGGGCGGGCGCGACGGGGCGGAGAGCAACTGGTCGTGGAATCACGGGGTCGAGGGGCCGCACAACGACCCCGCGCTCCGCACCGCGCGAGCCGCCGATCAGCGTGCGTTGCTCGCCTCGCTGCTGCTCTCACGCGGGACGCCGATGATCGGCATGGGGGATGAGTGCGGGCGGAGCCAGCGCGGCAACAACAACGCCTATGCGCAAGACAATGAGATATCCTGGTTTGACTGGGCGGGCATGGACCGCGCCCTGCTCCGCTTCACCGCGCGGCTGCTGCAGCTTCGCCGGCGCTGCGCCTTCGCGTGTGGCGCGGCGGCGGTCACGGATGCGGAGATCGCCTGGCGCACGCCAGAGGGCGCGCCGATGACCCCAGCGCTGTGGCAGGAGCCCGACCGGCGCACCCTGGTCGCGCTGATCGCGGACGCGCCCGGAAAGGCACTGCTGGTTGCCCACGCCGGCAGTGCGCCGGTCTGGGTGCAACTGCCCGAGATCACGGACGGGCGGCGATGGCGGGTGCTCGTCGATACCGCGGCGCCGCGCCGGCGTGGCACCGCCGCCGGATGGCTCGAAGTGGCGGGGCGCTCGCTCATGCTCCTCGCTGGCTGA
- a CDS encoding glycoside hydrolase family 15 protein, whose product MPLDTHHLPIANAPPVSDAPGAPGNAPTWTSSAKDVVGGSLGPARLWFTLGFGIVTEVYYPRVDLPQIRDLGFIVGDDAGFWVEVKRLGTYDVRLLAPGVPAVEILHRHPRFRLRLRITPDPLRDVLLIEATLTGDPALRLYVLLAPRLGATGEGNVAAVARYRGRRVLWAEQGPYGLALVAADAAQRDVMGAASAGYVGVSDGWQDFAVHGALTWEYDRAGPGNVALVAALPAHAVLALGFAATKQAAATLAVSSLLEPFAAVLLRQVADWQDWYAGANRRNPVRWEAPDALGEQFMVSAMVLRSHLDKTYPGAMVASLSIPWGDRGTERGGYHLVWPRDLVQCATALLALGAEEEARNALRYLIATQREDGHWEQNQWLGGRPYWQGKQLDQTACPVVLAALLGERDALGGTEIADMVAAALGYLLRNGPVSEQDRWEESAGITPYTLACVIAALVAGAAFLPLRLRWLALVVADFWNAEIERWLVVRGGPLAAEAGIAAHYVHLAPAAILTDPAALATPIPLHNQPTPRAIPANALVSLDFLALVRFGLRRADDALMVDSLKLADALLKTDTPSGPVWHRYVGDGYGETEDGAPYVGAGRGRGWPLLAGERGQYELAAGRDPLPLLQAMAKMAGKGGMIPEQVWDAEAIPRRFLYPGRPTGSATPLAWAHAEFVKLVISRQAGRAVDAPAAVGRRYRARRRAAVRSVWMPWAPVARMTAGTRLVVVLTRPAALRWEAAGTPGGERHTLAVGFGLYAATLRTEAVAAGNTITVSWRWRDGADDATPDGGETRVLAAA is encoded by the coding sequence ATGCCTCTTGATACCCATCATCTGCCAATCGCCAACGCCCCACCGGTTTCGGACGCGCCCGGCGCGCCTGGCAATGCACCGACCTGGACCAGCAGCGCGAAGGACGTGGTCGGCGGCTCGCTCGGTCCGGCGCGGCTCTGGTTCACGCTCGGCTTCGGCATCGTCACCGAGGTCTATTACCCGCGCGTCGATCTGCCGCAGATCCGTGATCTCGGCTTCATCGTTGGCGACGACGCCGGGTTCTGGGTCGAGGTCAAGCGGCTCGGAACCTATGACGTGCGGCTGCTCGCGCCCGGGGTGCCGGCGGTGGAAATCCTTCACCGCCATCCGCGCTTTCGTCTTCGGCTCCGCATTACCCCCGATCCGCTGCGCGACGTATTGCTGATCGAGGCGACCCTGACCGGTGATCCGGCGCTGCGGCTCTATGTGTTGCTCGCCCCGCGGCTCGGTGCGACCGGGGAGGGTAATGTCGCTGCGGTGGCGCGCTATCGCGGCCGGCGTGTGCTGTGGGCGGAGCAGGGGCCGTATGGTCTTGCGCTGGTCGCCGCTGACGCTGCTCAGCGCGACGTCATGGGGGCGGCGAGCGCGGGGTATGTCGGGGTCAGCGACGGTTGGCAGGATTTCGCCGTCCATGGCGCGCTGACCTGGGAATATGACCGCGCCGGGCCGGGGAATGTCGCGCTGGTGGCGGCGCTGCCGGCGCACGCGGTGCTGGCGCTGGGCTTTGCCGCGACCAAGCAGGCGGCGGCGACGCTGGCCGTCTCCAGCCTGCTCGAACCGTTCGCCGCGGTGCTGCTGCGTCAGGTGGCGGATTGGCAGGATTGGTACGCCGGCGCCAACCGGCGCAACCCGGTGCGCTGGGAAGCGCCGGACGCGCTGGGCGAGCAGTTCATGGTCTCCGCCATGGTGCTCCGCAGCCACCTCGATAAGACCTATCCGGGCGCGATGGTCGCCAGCCTCTCCATCCCCTGGGGCGATCGCGGCACCGAGCGCGGCGGCTATCATCTGGTCTGGCCGCGCGATCTCGTGCAATGCGCGACCGCCCTGCTCGCGCTCGGCGCCGAGGAGGAGGCGCGCAACGCGCTCCGCTACCTGATCGCGACGCAGCGCGAAGACGGGCATTGGGAGCAAAACCAATGGCTGGGCGGCCGCCCCTATTGGCAGGGCAAACAGCTCGACCAGACCGCTTGCCCGGTCGTGCTGGCGGCGTTGCTTGGGGAACGGGATGCGTTGGGCGGCACCGAGATCGCCGACATGGTCGCCGCCGCCCTCGGCTATCTGCTCCGCAACGGCCCGGTCTCCGAGCAGGACCGCTGGGAGGAGAGCGCCGGCATCACCCCTTACACGCTCGCCTGCGTGATCGCCGCCCTGGTGGCTGGGGCGGCGTTCCTGCCGCTGCGGCTGCGTTGGCTCGCGCTGGTGGTTGCGGATTTCTGGAACGCCGAGATCGAGCGCTGGCTCGTTGTGCGCGGCGGTCCCCTGGCCGCGGAGGCCGGCATTGCCGCCCACTACGTGCATTTGGCGCCGGCGGCGATCTTGACCGACCCGGCGGCGCTGGCGACGCCGATTCCCCTCCACAACCAGCCGACGCCACGCGCGATCCCCGCCAACGCGCTGGTCTCACTCGACTTTCTCGCGCTGGTGCGGTTCGGATTGCGCCGCGCCGATGATGCGCTGATGGTCGATAGCCTGAAACTGGCCGACGCGCTGCTCAAGACCGATACCCCCTCTGGCCCGGTTTGGCACCGCTATGTCGGGGATGGTTACGGCGAGACGGAGGACGGCGCCCCCTATGTCGGCGCCGGGCGCGGGCGCGGCTGGCCGCTCCTTGCCGGCGAGCGGGGCCAGTACGAACTCGCCGCCGGGCGCGACCCGCTGCCACTTTTGCAGGCGATGGCGAAAATGGCCGGCAAGGGCGGCATGATTCCCGAGCAGGTATGGGACGCCGAGGCGATTCCGCGCCGCTTCCTCTATCCCGGCCGGCCGACCGGGTCGGCAACACCGCTCGCTTGGGCGCATGCGGAATTCGTCAAGCTGGTGATCTCGCGCCAAGCCGGGCGGGCGGTGGACGCGCCGGCTGCGGTCGGGCGGCGCTACCGGGCGCGGCGGCGGGCGGCGGTGCGCAGTGTCTGGATGCCCTGGGCGCCGGTCGCGCGGATGACCGCGGGCACCCGGCTGGTGGTGGTGCTGACGCGGCCGGCGGCGCTGCGTTGGGAAGCGGCCGGCACACCGGGGGGCGAGCGCCATACCTTGGCGGTCGGGTTCGGGCTCTACGCCGCGACACTGCGGACCGAGGCGGTCGCGGCCGGGAATACGATCACGGTCTCGTGGCGTTGGCGGGACGGGGCGGACGACGCCACGCCCGATGGCGGCGAGACGCGGGTGCTGGCGGCGGCATAG
- a CDS encoding (2Fe-2S)-binding protein, with translation MITLSVNGQEHKYDGDPSLPLLWFLRDEAGLPGTKFGCGEALCGACTVHVNGEAVRSCAVQMSDAAGKSVVTIEGLDPHGNHPVQRAWRAVNVPQCGFCQAGQIMQAAALLKQTPNPTDEQIHTAMAGNICRCGCYQRIEAAVRIAATGV, from the coding sequence ATGATCACGCTGAGCGTGAACGGACAGGAGCACAAATATGACGGCGATCCGTCTTTGCCCCTGCTCTGGTTCCTGAGAGACGAAGCCGGGCTACCCGGCACGAAATTTGGCTGCGGCGAGGCCCTTTGCGGCGCGTGCACCGTGCATGTCAACGGCGAGGCGGTGCGTTCCTGCGCCGTGCAAATGTCGGACGCCGCCGGCAAATCGGTGGTCACCATCGAGGGACTCGACCCGCACGGCAACCACCCGGTGCAGCGCGCCTGGCGCGCCGTCAACGTGCCGCAATGCGGCTTCTGCCAAGCCGGGCAGATCATGCAGGCCGCAGCCCTGCTCAAGCAAACCCCGAACCCGACCGATGAGCAGATCCACACCGCGATGGCCGGCAATATCTGCCGCTGCGGCTGTTATCAGCGCATCGAAGCCGCGGTTCGCATCGCCGCGACGGGAGTGTGA